One genomic segment of Rivularia sp. PCC 7116 includes these proteins:
- a CDS encoding nuclease A inhibitor family protein: MHYASRVTYKGSLNILGRLINERLKPEADKTQIDARIWNLFGDNWTVMSVSLSGLSRFVAESSVVNFLQITYEAKRILINCMNAYDSVFVNTEGVNSLILFKETVEAVECAIDMQRAVEKYNLDKTDAEKILIRVGIGYGKILTVSMQNIFGMEVNAASKLSSDTAKTGEILITDSVVSRISKMSGIGLGKTDSIPPGVSGALKINYDSYEKPANKINQQRIISELKQITDNLVDLNNSEYLFEVVCWHHSITTPWDLLQVLQNPPNTSIKNQTLDNFFNRKLKDYKELVSYLNKNLSDIKVYRIGKDELQIYIIGQSLDSSIGLSMTPIEI; the protein is encoded by the coding sequence ATGCACTACGCTTCAAGAGTTACTTACAAAGGTTCGCTAAATATTTTGGGAAGACTAATAAATGAACGATTAAAACCAGAAGCAGATAAAACGCAAATCGATGCTCGAATTTGGAATTTATTTGGCGATAATTGGACGGTAATGTCCGTATCTTTATCTGGTTTATCGCGTTTCGTTGCGGAATCTAGTGTAGTTAATTTTTTACAAATTACTTATGAAGCTAAACGGATATTGATAAACTGCATGAACGCTTATGATAGTGTTTTTGTAAATACAGAAGGGGTTAATAGCTTAATTCTATTTAAAGAAACAGTAGAAGCTGTTGAATGCGCTATTGATATGCAAAGAGCGGTTGAGAAATATAATTTAGATAAGACTGATGCTGAAAAGATTTTGATTCGTGTGGGTATTGGTTATGGAAAAATATTAACTGTTAGTATGCAGAATATTTTTGGTATGGAGGTTAATGCTGCTAGCAAGTTAAGTAGCGATACTGCTAAAACTGGAGAAATTTTAATTACCGATTCTGTTGTATCTCGTATTAGCAAAATGTCTGGTATTGGCTTGGGGAAAACAGATTCGATTCCTCCTGGGGTTAGTGGTGCTTTAAAAATTAATTATGATTCCTATGAAAAACCAGCCAACAAGATTAATCAGCAACGAATTATTTCTGAATTAAAACAAATTACAGATAATTTAGTTGATTTAAATAATTCAGAATATTTGTTTGAAGTTGTATGTTGGCATCATTCGATTACTACCCCTTGGGATTTATTACAAGTTTTACAAAATCCTCCCAATACATCTATTAAAAACCAAACACTTGATAACTTTTTTAATAGAAAGTTGAAGGATTACAAAGAATTAGTTAGCTATTTGAACAAAAATTTATCTGATATCAAAGTTTATCGAATTGGTAAAGATGAACTTCAAATTTACATTATTGGACAATCTCTTGATAGTTCAATAGGTTTATCAATGACTCCTATTGAGATATAG
- a CDS encoding PatA/PatG family cyanobactin maturation protease, with translation MTNSTIMLNALSPEQLSNRGSPEICIAILDGLVDMAHPCFEGANLTRLSTLVAGDTSVTGSMSAHGTHVASIIFGQPGSAVEGIAPRCKGLIVPVFADDRLKASQLDLARGIEQAVEAGANIINISGGQLTDFGEAEGWLENAVNLCKANNVLLVAAAGNDGCDCLHVPAAIPTALAVGAMDASGKPLDFSNWGQAYQNQGLLAPGENILGAKPGGGTVRLNGTSFAAPIVSGVVALLLSLQVQRRETPNPQKIRKILLQSALPCNRDMPEAARRCLAGRLNISGALTLLTGGNMAEELTSVVDGMEAAGCGCGGGIEPVVKTEEKLQQSEQVAIEASADNTQTLLGEVNSSAAQARNSTAVVESANSNIQQNVVQSSQISAMPNQTSNLVTASQAPSELASLGELVYALGTLGYDFGSEARRDSFKQLMPAASIAGTTVPANPYDARQMVDYLGSNLSEARSLIWTLNIELTPVYAIEPKGAFAREVYQILQQLMSGQIQAEDSEDYVERVSIPGLLTGRTVKLFSGQVVPLIEPQSTRGMYGWKVNTLVNAALQTVQTGEGGDEDAMRRTLGSFLNRVYYDLRNLGKTSQDRALNFAVTNAFQAASTFDRAVANGMELDSINVEKSPFCRLDSDCWDVKLKFFDPENSRRAKKIYRFTIDVSDIIPVTLGEVRSWSSPY, from the coding sequence ATGACCAATTCAACTATTATGCTTAATGCTTTGTCACCCGAGCAACTGAGTAACCGAGGTAGCCCCGAAATCTGTATTGCTATCCTCGATGGTTTGGTAGATATGGCTCACCCCTGTTTCGAGGGAGCTAATCTGACTCGACTCTCGACACTGGTAGCGGGAGATACATCTGTTACAGGCAGTATGTCTGCTCACGGTACTCATGTAGCAAGCATAATTTTTGGTCAACCTGGTAGTGCTGTTGAAGGTATCGCTCCACGGTGTAAGGGTTTAATCGTACCAGTATTTGCAGATGACCGTCTCAAAGCTTCTCAATTAGATTTAGCTCGGGGAATCGAGCAGGCTGTTGAAGCTGGAGCAAATATTATCAATATCAGCGGCGGACAGCTTACGGATTTTGGTGAAGCTGAAGGCTGGTTGGAAAATGCTGTTAATCTTTGTAAGGCTAACAATGTGCTGCTGGTAGCAGCAGCTGGTAATGATGGTTGCGATTGCTTACACGTACCTGCGGCTATACCTACTGCACTAGCAGTGGGAGCGATGGATGCTAGTGGAAAACCGCTCGATTTTAGTAACTGGGGTCAAGCTTATCAAAATCAAGGGTTACTAGCTCCTGGAGAAAACATCCTCGGGGCAAAACCTGGGGGTGGTACAGTACGCCTTAACGGTACTAGTTTTGCAGCCCCCATTGTTTCTGGTGTAGTCGCTTTACTCTTGAGTCTCCAGGTACAGCGAAGGGAAACCCCAAATCCCCAAAAGATTCGCAAAATTTTATTACAAAGTGCTTTACCTTGCAATCGCGATATGCCGGAAGCAGCGCGACGGTGTTTAGCAGGAAGGCTGAATATTTCAGGTGCATTAACTTTATTAACAGGAGGAAATATGGCTGAAGAATTGACATCAGTAGTAGATGGTATGGAAGCCGCAGGATGTGGTTGTGGTGGTGGGATAGAACCTGTAGTTAAGACAGAGGAAAAGCTACAGCAAAGCGAACAGGTGGCTATTGAAGCAAGCGCAGATAATACACAAACCTTGTTAGGTGAGGTAAATTCAAGTGCTGCTCAAGCTCGGAATTCAACCGCAGTAGTAGAGTCTGCTAATTCTAATATCCAGCAAAACGTTGTTCAATCATCCCAAATATCTGCAATGCCAAATCAAACGTCTAATCTTGTAACTGCCAGCCAAGCCCCCAGCGAATTGGCTTCATTAGGGGAGTTAGTCTATGCCTTGGGAACCCTTGGCTACGACTTTGGAAGTGAAGCTCGTCGCGATTCATTCAAACAATTGATGCCTGCTGCTAGTATTGCAGGAACAACGGTTCCGGCGAATCCCTATGATGCTCGTCAAATGGTAGATTATTTAGGGAGCAATCTTTCCGAAGCGCGTTCGCTAATTTGGACGTTGAACATAGAATTAACCCCAGTCTATGCCATTGAACCCAAAGGGGCTTTTGCGCGGGAAGTCTATCAGATTTTGCAGCAACTGATGTCCGGTCAAATTCAAGCCGAGGACAGCGAAGATTATGTTGAGCGCGTGAGTATTCCTGGTTTATTAACCGGACGTACCGTTAAATTATTTTCCGGACAGGTAGTACCGCTGATCGAACCGCAAAGTACGCGGGGTATGTATGGTTGGAAAGTTAATACCTTAGTTAATGCAGCGCTTCAGACTGTTCAAACAGGAGAAGGAGGGGATGAAGACGCGATGCGTCGCACTTTAGGTAGTTTCTTGAATCGGGTGTATTATGATTTACGTAATTTAGGAAAGACTTCTCAAGATAGAGCGCTTAATTTTGCGGTTACTAATGCTTTTCAGGCTGCTTCTACCTTTGATAGAGCTGTAGCAAATGGTATGGAACTTGATAGTATTAACGTTGAGAAAAGTCCTTTCTGCCGTTTGGATAGCGATTGTTGGGATGTTAAATTAAAATTCTTTGACCCTGAAAACAGCCGTCGTGCCAAGAAAATCTATCGTTTCACCATTGACGTGAGCGATATAATCCCAGTTACCTTGGGAGAAGTTCGTTCTTGGTCATCACCTTATTAA
- a CDS encoding AAA-like domain-containing protein codes for MNADEALRIVELQVLFRQLSPIERLIFCQSWQGKGYIEMAQGSGYNSNYFKEVGSRLWHHLSEVMGQKVSKKNLQIVFKDYQPNSTNIDDNVASSQLCEQTTVEETITSHFSESINCQHIIEKNSQLPNQIFFTYIKFPNGPVPLNSPLYIKRPPVEELVLKEVHKPGCVIRIKAPKKMGKSSLLHRIIAHTQTNNYQTVYIDFQEADNIIFTSLDKFLRWLCANVTRQLRLPPKLDDYWDEDMGSKVSCKIYFEAYLLSQIDSPIVLALNEVNQIFEYPTIARDFLPMLRFWYEIAQQIETWQKLRMIVAHTTESYVPLHINQSPFNVGLAIALPYFTLEQVQDLAQRYGLNWEDITYTQQLMEMVGGHPYLINLALYYLCQEEMTLPELLQKSTTQTGIYSNHLRSHLLTLRQEPELSSALDKIINSDSSVEIDAIIAYKLESMGLIQLDGNLSRPSCKLYRLYFQENLSFSEQ; via the coding sequence ATGAATGCTGATGAAGCATTGAGAATTGTGGAGTTACAGGTGCTATTTCGCCAACTTTCTCCCATAGAACGACTCATATTCTGTCAATCCTGGCAGGGTAAAGGCTATATTGAAATGGCTCAAGGTTCTGGCTATAATAGCAATTATTTTAAGGAAGTAGGTTCCAGATTGTGGCATCATCTTTCTGAGGTCATGGGACAAAAAGTAAGTAAAAAGAACTTGCAAATAGTCTTTAAAGACTATCAACCAAATTCTACAAATATTGATGATAATGTTGCTTCATCACAATTATGCGAACAAACGACAGTAGAAGAAACCATTACAAGTCATTTTTCAGAATCGATTAATTGCCAGCATATTATAGAGAAAAATTCACAATTACCGAACCAAATTTTTTTTACTTACATCAAATTTCCCAACGGTCCAGTTCCTTTAAATTCTCCCTTATATATTAAACGTCCTCCAGTTGAAGAACTAGTTTTAAAAGAAGTTCATAAACCAGGATGCGTGATTAGAATTAAAGCTCCCAAAAAGATGGGGAAAAGCTCTTTACTTCATCGGATTATTGCTCATACACAAACCAACAACTATCAAACCGTTTATATAGACTTTCAAGAAGCTGATAACATAATTTTCACTTCCCTTGATAAATTTCTCCGTTGGCTTTGTGCTAACGTCACTAGACAACTACGCTTACCTCCCAAATTAGATGATTATTGGGATGAAGATATGGGAAGCAAAGTTAGCTGTAAAATTTATTTTGAAGCTTACTTACTTTCTCAAATCGATTCACCAATCGTTTTAGCTTTAAATGAAGTCAATCAAATTTTCGAGTATCCTACAATTGCTCGCGACTTCTTGCCGATGTTGAGATTTTGGTATGAAATCGCCCAACAAATCGAAACTTGGCAGAAATTACGAATGATTGTCGCTCATACTACCGAAAGCTATGTCCCGCTCCACATCAACCAATCTCCCTTCAACGTTGGATTGGCGATCGCACTACCTTATTTTACTTTAGAACAAGTCCAAGATTTAGCCCAACGCTACGGTTTGAACTGGGAAGATATTACGTATACGCAACAGTTAATGGAAATGGTAGGGGGACATCCTTATTTAATAAACCTAGCGCTATATTATTTGTGCCAAGAAGAAATGACATTACCTGAATTATTGCAAAAATCTACCACACAAACAGGGATTTATAGCAACCATCTCCGGAGTCATTTATTAACCTTAAGACAAGAGCCAGAATTATCGTCAGCATTAGATAAAATAATTAATAGCGACAGCAGTGTAGAAATCGATGCGATAATCGCCTATAAATTAGAAAGTATGGGTTTGATACAATTAGATGGCAATTTATCTAGACCAAGCTGTAAGCTTTATCGTCTTTATTTTCAAGAAAACCTCTCTTTCAGTGAACAGTGA
- a CDS encoding DM13 domain-containing protein: protein MKLNKLAGFGIASIVLFGSVGQLALNAPSASANHPSSGFELARKSRVSKSQSKSLLSSGSFVTTEQDHPTNGTAKIVEKNGKRYLEFSKGFTTARGPKVRVVLHRKSTVPVNLQEKNYVTLANLQRFDGAQRYEIPANFDLDDFKSVAIWCEEFNVTFGFARLQGA from the coding sequence ATGAAACTCAACAAACTAGCTGGATTCGGAATTGCATCAATCGTATTATTCGGCAGCGTCGGACAATTGGCACTCAACGCACCATCGGCTTCAGCCAATCACCCTAGTAGCGGTTTTGAATTAGCAAGAAAATCCCGAGTATCAAAATCACAATCAAAATCATTACTTTCATCCGGTAGCTTCGTAACCACAGAACAAGACCATCCCACCAACGGTACGGCTAAGATTGTGGAGAAAAACGGTAAGCGTTATCTGGAATTCAGTAAAGGATTCACCACAGCACGAGGACCAAAAGTAAGAGTTGTTTTACATCGCAAAAGCACCGTACCCGTTAACTTACAAGAAAAAAATTATGTAACCTTGGCTAACTTACAACGCTTCGATGGCGCTCAACGTTACGAAATTCCTGCCAACTTTGATTTAGATGACTTTAAATCTGTAGCGATTTGGTGTGAAGAATTTAACGTCACCTTTGGTTTTGCTAGATTGCAGGGTGCTTAG
- a CDS encoding cyanobactin biosynthesis system PatB/AcyB/McaB family protein — protein sequence MRLPYLSPPVKRPHFMQPATSVDLENGRLEDLVHIRMDLLHGANYNDPAAFEYRSYNQVMTSRYGGGFGGTIGGRFY from the coding sequence ATGAGACTTCCTTACCTTTCCCCCCCAGTCAAACGTCCCCATTTTATGCAGCCTGCAACATCAGTTGATTTAGAAAATGGTCGTCTTGAAGATTTAGTGCATATTCGGATGGATTTGCTCCACGGTGCGAACTATAACGACCCAGCAGCATTTGAATATCGCAGCTATAACCAGGTGATGACATCAAGGTACGGTGGTGGTTTTGGCGGGACGATCGGAGGTAGATTTTATTAA
- a CDS encoding CHASE2 domain-containing protein, whose product MKYQIGGSLKKDAPSYIERKADSQIYDALIRGEFCYVFNSRQMGKSSLLVRTRARLLGEGFLCTTVDMTNIGSENVTPLQWYKGVVGDIWSGFGLSGEVNLKTWWQEWEEISLLQRLSKFISEVLLVKFPEQRLFIFIDEIDNILSLDFTVDDFFALIRYCYNQRAINPEYERITFAIFGVATPTDLIQNKKSTPFNIGKSIELTGFTLNESLCLAQGLHLGAIELNQAALQEILNWTEGQPFLTQKLCHLIANQGWGEGKEYNQINAQTLVSNIVESRIIQRWESQDEPLHLRTIRDRILNNDAIAASVLGTYQQILLDEQVLTDHSREKIELLLSGLVISQGDRLKVKNFIYARIFDLEWVAKHLDNLRPYSQSLNIWISSQQQDKSQLLTGIELQQAFAWSQNKQLSDIDYRFIAASQELIKQEISRDLDTEKVEKQKALFALQAAREASRILAEARKYAKRNVKQIRLGKRWILGITIAVAGAIILLRGAGVLQPMEWNMLDRFIQNRPSSGIDPRVVIITIDEPDLQQIGQYPIPDKVLAQALNKLKSYQPRNIGLDLYRDLPVSPGTEELTQIFKTTPNLIGIEKFVGSKVAPPPVLDKLGQVGLADQVLDGDGKVRRALLSVGSSKTKLRYNLSAVLAFDYLKAEGITPESIPENPYYRQLGKGILIPFRSNDGGYIRADAGGYQIILNYHGTIEDFENFSITDLLNDNVPPQAIKDKIVLIGSIAESINDLFQTPYSTRLFGPPTQMAGVTINANIVSQIISAAKTGRPMLRVWWEPIEWLWILLWSGIGAVLSWHWKSLNSLIPFILIAAAGLIAITYLLFNIGWWIPIIPPIFGLIVAAITLPIFTSRELEKIQLSQIVEVLLAIKEQPAVAQIAIEYLKQGESQENQTLIDETVFNISSKD is encoded by the coding sequence GTGAAATACCAAATCGGTGGAAGTCTAAAAAAAGACGCACCAAGTTACATCGAAAGAAAGGCTGATTCTCAGATATATGATGCATTGATTCGAGGTGAATTTTGTTATGTCTTCAATTCCCGTCAAATGGGAAAATCTTCGCTGTTGGTAAGAACCCGTGCTAGATTGCTTGGAGAAGGATTTCTCTGTACCACTGTCGATATGACTAATATTGGTAGTGAAAATGTTACTCCATTGCAATGGTATAAAGGTGTAGTTGGTGATATTTGGTCTGGTTTTGGACTGTCAGGAGAAGTTAATCTAAAAACTTGGTGGCAAGAATGGGAAGAAATTTCTTTATTACAAAGGTTAAGCAAGTTTATTTCGGAGGTATTGCTGGTAAAATTCCCCGAACAGAGATTATTTATATTTATTGATGAGATAGATAACATTCTCAGTCTTGATTTTACAGTAGATGATTTTTTTGCTTTAATTCGCTACTGCTACAACCAAAGAGCTATTAATCCAGAATACGAAAGAATCACTTTTGCAATATTTGGAGTTGCTACTCCTACAGATTTAATCCAAAATAAAAAATCAACACCTTTCAATATTGGAAAATCTATAGAATTAACAGGTTTTACTTTAAATGAATCTCTCTGTTTGGCGCAAGGATTACATTTAGGGGCAATTGAATTAAATCAAGCTGCTTTACAAGAAATACTAAACTGGACGGAAGGACAACCCTTTTTAACTCAAAAACTTTGCCATCTAATTGCAAATCAGGGATGGGGAGAAGGCAAGGAATATAATCAAATCAATGCCCAAACTTTAGTTTCCAACATTGTGGAATCGCGAATCATTCAACGTTGGGAATCTCAAGATGAACCTTTGCATTTACGAACTATCAGAGACAGGATTCTGAATAACGATGCCATTGCAGCTAGTGTATTAGGAACATATCAACAAATTTTGTTGGACGAACAAGTTCTAACCGATCATAGTAGGGAAAAGATAGAGTTGTTGCTGTCGGGTTTGGTAATTAGTCAAGGAGATAGATTAAAAGTCAAAAATTTTATTTATGCGAGAATTTTTGATTTAGAATGGGTTGCCAAGCACTTAGATAATTTACGTCCTTATTCTCAAAGTTTAAATATTTGGATTAGTTCTCAACAGCAGGATAAATCTCAATTATTGACAGGAATTGAATTGCAGCAAGCCTTTGCCTGGTCACAAAATAAACAGCTTTCCGATATCGATTACCGATTTATTGCAGCAAGTCAAGAATTAATTAAACAAGAAATTTCGCGGGATTTAGATACAGAAAAAGTTGAAAAACAAAAAGCTTTGTTTGCCCTACAGGCTGCTCGCGAAGCTAGTAGAATATTAGCAGAAGCAAGGAAATATGCAAAACGGAATGTCAAACAAATTCGTCTTGGTAAACGTTGGATTTTAGGTATTACTATAGCTGTAGCTGGTGCGATTATACTTCTACGCGGCGCTGGTGTTTTGCAGCCAATGGAATGGAATATGTTGGATAGATTTATCCAAAACCGTCCTTCATCGGGAATTGATCCTCGTGTCGTGATAATTACTATTGATGAACCGGATTTACAGCAAATTGGACAGTATCCGATTCCAGATAAAGTTTTAGCTCAAGCACTGAATAAACTAAAAAGCTATCAACCGAGAAATATTGGTTTAGATTTATATAGAGACTTACCAGTAAGTCCGGGTACTGAGGAATTAACGCAAATTTTCAAGACAACTCCTAATTTAATCGGGATTGAAAAATTTGTCGGTAGTAAAGTAGCACCACCACCAGTTTTGGATAAATTAGGACAGGTAGGATTAGCAGATCAAGTGTTGGATGGAGATGGAAAAGTTCGTCGTGCTTTGCTTTCGGTAGGTTCTTCCAAAACAAAATTAAGATATAATCTCAGCGCTGTATTAGCATTTGACTATTTAAAAGCAGAAGGTATTACTCCTGAATCTATTCCCGAAAATCCTTATTATAGACAATTAGGAAAGGGGATATTAATTCCTTTTCGATCTAATGATGGTGGTTACATTCGTGCTGATGCTGGAGGTTATCAAATAATATTAAATTACCACGGTACAATAGAAGACTTTGAAAACTTTTCGATTACAGATTTATTAAATGATAATGTACCACCACAAGCAATTAAAGATAAGATTGTTTTAATAGGTTCAATTGCAGAAAGCATCAACGACTTATTTCAAACACCTTACAGCACAAGATTATTTGGACCACCGACGCAAATGGCTGGAGTGACAATCAACGCAAACATTGTCAGCCAAATTATTAGCGCTGCTAAGACTGGTAGACCAATGTTAAGGGTATGGTGGGAACCAATAGAATGGCTGTGGATATTATTGTGGTCTGGAATCGGTGCGGTACTAAGCTGGCATTGGAAATCTTTAAATTCATTAATACCATTTATATTAATTGCAGCAGCAGGTTTAATAGCAATTACTTACCTGCTATTTAACATCGGTTGGTGGATTCCCATCATCCCGCCGATTTTTGGATTAATAGTTGCAGCTATTACTTTACCGATTTTTACTTCTAGGGAATTAGAGAAAATTCAGCTTAGTCAAATTGTTGAGGTGTTATTAGCCATTAAAGAACAGCCAGCAGTAGCACAAATCGCGATTGAATATCTCAAGCAAGGCGAAAGTCAAGAAAATCAAACTTTAATTGATGAAACAGTTTTTAATATTTCTTCAAAAGACTAA
- a CDS encoding DUF5837 family cyanobactin class RiPP has product MNKKNLNPLQTKPAIRASMGTRIQADLVTELTEAGICGDEINASFGNFYNPYILRSTSAV; this is encoded by the coding sequence ATGAATAAGAAGAATTTAAATCCTTTACAAACAAAACCTGCAATCCGTGCATCTATGGGAACTCGAATTCAAGCCGACTTAGTTACAGAGCTAACTGAAGCGGGTATTTGTGGTGATGAAATTAACGCGAGTTTCGGAAATTTCTACAACCCATATATTTTACGCTCAACTTCTGCTGTTTAG
- a CDS encoding cyanobactin biosynthesis PatC/TenC/TruC family protein, whose protein sequence is MNSTLLIKGRIMIKPKAKQPTPKDNEEDATKETAEASMSAATGLEDYAYWLKTIAKEQATKSDRERKPFRRGRIWA, encoded by the coding sequence GTGAATTCCACGCTTCTAATCAAAGGTAGAATCATGATTAAACCCAAAGCTAAACAACCAACTCCAAAAGATAACGAAGAAGACGCTACCAAGGAAACAGCCGAAGCGAGTATGTCAGCAGCCACTGGGTTAGAAGATTATGCTTACTGGTTGAAAACTATTGCTAAAGAGCAAGCGACAAAATCCGATCGGGAAAGAAAGCCTTTTCGGAGAGGTCGGATTTGGGCTTAA
- a CDS encoding globin domain-containing protein gives MGKVHSNAGVPSCAYPAISDTMFGLFERHVPDFDADLRQAWQTLFDKSTAVFGSYRSGAGMGSCRF, from the coding sequence CTGGGGAAAGTACATAGCAATGCTGGGGTTCCATCCTGCGCTTATCCAGCAATTTCCGATACGATGTTCGGTTTGTTTGAAAGACACGTTCCCGATTTTGATGCAGATTTACGTCAAGCTTGGCAGACTTTATTTGACAAAAGCACGGCAGTTTTTGGAAGTTATCGCTCAGGAGCAGGAATGGGAAGCTGCAGATTTTGA